The Zootoca vivipara chromosome 4, rZooViv1.1, whole genome shotgun sequence genome has a segment encoding these proteins:
- the LRRC51 gene encoding leucine-rich repeat-containing protein 51 isoform X1 — MAPTFLHVRLCFVSTAGKTCTRWNYSTASLQAPPLDYSFRGISFMQDLLTEEPRAGLKPIHRSEGGRLLTQAIWLNNNTLGDLTQFTETVSKLLEYPEEIYWIDLSFNDLPIIDPVLTSFYNLRHLNLHGNAIQQLSEVDKLAVLPHLRNLTLHGNPVEEEKGYRSYVLSTLPNLKSFDFSGVTKLDRTTAAVWRRMNIRPKKVRRRRDDY; from the exons ATGGCACCAACCTTTCTGCATGTGCGATTGTGTTTTGTTAGCACAGCGGGAAAGACTTGCACCCGGTGGAACTACAGTACAGCCTCCCTCCAGGCACCTCCATTGGACTACTCCTTTCGGGGCATCAGCTTCATGCAAG ACCTGCTGACAGAGGAGCCGAGGGCCGGCTTGAAGCCCATCCATCGGTCCGAAGGGGGCCGGCTGCTGACACAGGCCATCTGGCTGAACAACAACACCCTCGGGGACCTGACCCAATTCACAGAGACTGTGAGCAAGCTCCTGGAATACCCAGAGGAAATCTACTGGATCGACCTCTCCTTCAATGACCTGCCCATCATCGACCCG GTGCTGACTTCCTTCTACAACCTGCGCCACCTCAACCTTCACGGGAACGCCATCCAGCAGCTTTCAGAGGTGGACAAACTGGCAGTGCTCCCGCACCTGCGCAACCTGACGCTGCACGGAAACCCCGTTGAGGAGGAGAAGGGCTACAG GAGCTACGTCCTGTCCACTCTGCCCAACTTGAAGTCCTTCGATTTCAGCGGAGTCACGAAGCTCGACCGCACCACTGCGGCCGTCTGGAGACGCATGAACATCAGGCCAAAGAAAGTCCGGAGGAGAAGGGACGACTACTGA
- the LRRC51 gene encoding leucine-rich repeat-containing protein 51 isoform X2: MASSALSFPSTAGKTCTRWNYSTASLQAPPLDYSFRGISFMQDLLTEEPRAGLKPIHRSEGGRLLTQAIWLNNNTLGDLTQFTETVSKLLEYPEEIYWIDLSFNDLPIIDPVLTSFYNLRHLNLHGNAIQQLSEVDKLAVLPHLRNLTLHGNPVEEEKGYRSYVLSTLPNLKSFDFSGVTKLDRTTAAVWRRMNIRPKKVRRRRDDY; this comes from the exons CACAGCGGGAAAGACTTGCACCCGGTGGAACTACAGTACAGCCTCCCTCCAGGCACCTCCATTGGACTACTCCTTTCGGGGCATCAGCTTCATGCAAG ACCTGCTGACAGAGGAGCCGAGGGCCGGCTTGAAGCCCATCCATCGGTCCGAAGGGGGCCGGCTGCTGACACAGGCCATCTGGCTGAACAACAACACCCTCGGGGACCTGACCCAATTCACAGAGACTGTGAGCAAGCTCCTGGAATACCCAGAGGAAATCTACTGGATCGACCTCTCCTTCAATGACCTGCCCATCATCGACCCG GTGCTGACTTCCTTCTACAACCTGCGCCACCTCAACCTTCACGGGAACGCCATCCAGCAGCTTTCAGAGGTGGACAAACTGGCAGTGCTCCCGCACCTGCGCAACCTGACGCTGCACGGAAACCCCGTTGAGGAGGAGAAGGGCTACAG GAGCTACGTCCTGTCCACTCTGCCCAACTTGAAGTCCTTCGATTTCAGCGGAGTCACGAAGCTCGACCGCACCACTGCGGCCGTCTGGAGACGCATGAACATCAGGCCAAAGAAAGTCCGGAGGAGAAGGGACGACTACTGA
- the LAMTOR1 gene encoding ragulator complex protein LAMTOR1, which produces MGCCYSSENEASDQGDESKPLLPTASSPPKPLNGAEPNCYSLPSARTDEQALLSSILAKTAINIIDVSAADQQGMEQHEYMDRARQYSTRLAMLSSNLMHWKKLSTLPSLTTQPHQVLASDPVPFADLQQVSRIAAYAFSALSQIRVDAKEELVVQFGIP; this is translated from the exons ATGGGGTGTTGTTACAGCAGCGAGAACGAGGCCTCGGACCAG GGCGATGAGTCTAAGCCCTTGTTGCCCACTGCTTCCAGCCCACCCAAGCCCTTAAACGGAGCCGAGCCCAACTGCTACAGCCTGCCTTCAGCCCGGACGGACGAGCAGGCTTTGCTGTCATCGATCCTCGCCAAGACAGCCAT CAACATCATTGACGTTTCGGCCGCAGATCAGCAAGGCATGGAGCAGCACGAGTACATGGATAGAGCCAGGCAGTACAg CACCAGGCTGGCCATGTTGAGCAGCAACCTGATGCACTGGAAGAAGCTCTCGACGCTCCCATCGCTCACCACGCAGCCCCATCAAGTGCTTGCCAGCGACCCCGTTCCCTTCGCAGACTTGCAGCAG GTCTCCCGGATAGCTGCGTATGCCTTCAGTGCTCTCTCCCAGATCCGAGTGGATGCGAAAGAAGAACTGGTTGTACAGTTTGGGATCCCCTGA